In the genome of Virgibacillus doumboii, the window GATTTATCGGTCGTTCGTTGCCCCTTTGTATGAGGAGGAAACAACGATATGTGTGGAATTGTAGGATATATCGGACAAAACGATACAAAAGATGTATTACTGAATGGACTTGAGAAACTGGAATACCGCGGTTATGACTCGGCGGGAATTGCGATGTTGAATGAAGATGGATTGAATCTTTTTAAAGTAAAAGGACGGATTGCGACCCTAAGAGACCGTGTGGATTATACGGTTGAAGCAACGATGGGGATTGGCCATACACGCTGGGCGACACATGGTGTACCAAGTGCGGAAAACGCACATCCGCATCAGGGCGCATCCGGCAGATTTACGCTTGTTCACAATGGTGTTATTGAAAATTACCAGGACTTAAAAAGCGATTATTTGAGTGGAGTTTCTTTTGTCAGTGAAACGGATACAGAAGTTATTGTTCAACTCGTTGAAAAGAACTTCGAAAAATATCAGGATACTGCAGAAGCATTCCGCCAAACGATTGGTCTTTTAAAAGGTTCGTATGCAATTGGGTTAATCGACAAAGAAGACCAGGATACGATTTATGTTGCAAAAAATAAAAGCCCATTACTTGTTGGGCTGGGCGATGGCTTCAATGTGATTGCAAGTGACGCAATGGCAACATTGAAAGAAACAGATCAATATTTGGAAATTTATGATCAGGAAATTGTCCTCGTAAGCCGCAACTTTGTTGAAGTACAGAAGCTGAATGGAACGGTTGTTAACCGTAAACCATTCACAGCACAAATTGATGTGAGTGATACCGAAAAAGGAACCTATCCTCATTTTATGCTGAAAGAAATTGATGAACAGCCGTTTGTCATGCGTAAAATCATTCAGGAATACCAGGATGAGAATAACAACCTGAAGCTTGATCAGGATGTTCGCAGTGCCATGAAAGCATGTGACCGCATTTATATAATTGCTGCAGGCACAAGTTATCATGCCGGATTGGTCGGAAAGCAGTTTATTGAAAAACTGGCAAAAATTCCTGTTGAAGTGCATGTGGCAAGTGAATTTTCGTATAACATGCCATTACTGTCGGAAAAACCGTTATTTGTGTTTATTTCACAAAGTGGCGAAACTGCTGACAGTCGCGCGGTATTAGTAAAAATAAAAGAATTGGGACACCCGTCATTGACGATGACAAACGTGCCGGGATCCACCCTTTCTCGTGAAGCAAATTACACATTAAATCTTTATGCAGGGCCGGAAATTGCCGTCGCATCAACAAAAGCATACACAGCACAAATGGCTGTTCTGGCGATTTTGGCAGTAGACACAGCACAGGCTAAAGGCATTGAGCTGGACTTTGACCCAATGCAGGAACTGGCAATTGTAGCTAATGCGATGGAAGTCCTGACAGACCAAAAAGAAGCAATAGAGCGCTTAACAAGAGATTATTTGGCGACATCACGTAATGCATTCTTTATCGGACGCAGTATTGACTACTATGTTTGTATAGAAGGTGCGCTTAAGCTGAAAGAAATCTCCTACATTCAGGCGGAAGGTTTCGCCGGCGGAGAGCTGAAGCACGGAACAATCGCGTTGATTGAAGAAGGAACACCTGTCATTGCGCTGGCTACACAATCCGAAGTGAATTATGGAATCCGCAGCAATGTGCAGGAAGTAGTCGCACGTGGTGCAAATGCCATGGTTATCAGCATGAAAGGCCTGGAGCAGGATACAGATGCATTCGTAGTACCGCCTGTGCATGAATTGCTGACACCATTGGTAAGTGTAGTACCGCTGCAATTGCTTGCATACTATGCAGCACTGCATCGAGACTGTGACGTTGATAAGCCACGGAATTTGGCCAAATCTGTTACTGTTGAGTAAAAAGAGTATCTAATACATACTAAATGTATTAGATATCAAAAACACATGACTAAGCATGCTGACATTGTGACTAAATCGCAATGTCAGCTTTTTTGCGAGAAATATTCCTTCAGGGTTTTAACAGTGATTCGGGTTATTTATTACTTCCTTGGTATAAAAGCCCCCGCCTTTCAAAAAAAGGCAAGTGAATAACCTAAAAAGTGTAAAAGGATTATTTGTTTACCCGTTTTTATGCTATAAAAGAAAAACTTTCACATTATGCTTTCTAAGAAATCATATATTGGTATATTAGCACAAACCAAGGGGGGGTACCCATGAAAGCAATGGTATACACAAAATATGGGCAACCGAATGTTCTTAAACTTAAAGAGGTGAAAAAACCCGTACCCAAGCACAATGAAGTACTGGTAAAAGTCCATGCGGCATCTATAAATTCATGGGACTGGGATCTCCTTAGAGGAACATCATTTATAGCCCGCATAGGAGGTGTTCTAAAACCGAAATATAAGATACTTGGAGCAGATATTGCAGGGCAAATAGAGTCAGTTGGCAGTGATGTAACACAACTTCAGCCGGGTGATGTGGTTTTCGGGGACATTTCCGGGTGTGGTTGGGGTGGTTTCGGTGCGTATGTATGTGCAGATGAAAATGCATTCGTACGAAAAGCAGCCAGTATGTCATTCAAGGAGGCAGCAGCTGTACCTCAGGCGGCAGTTCTTGCTCTTCAGGGACTTCGTTTTAAAGGAAGCATTCAAACAGGACAAAAGGTTTTAATTAATGGCGCCGGTGGTGGTGTTGGTACGTTTGCAGTACAGATTGCCAAAGCATTCGGAGCTGAAGTGACTGGCGTGGACAGCACGAGGAAATTAGACATGATACGTTCAATCGGTGCAGACCATGTCATTGATTACACAAAAGAAGATTTCACTAAAAATGGACAACGTTATGACGTGATTCTGGATGTTGTGGCATATCGACCGATTTTCGATTACAAGCGTGCACTAAACCCCAAAGGCAGGTTTGTCATGGTCGGAGGTCCCACTGTACGGATTCTTCAGGTTATATTACTGGGGCCATGGATTTCAATGATTGAGCGCAAGAAAATGGTTCCCCTGATACATCAGCCAAACAAAAAAGATTTAAACCTTATAAAGGATCTTATTGCATCAGGCAAGGTTGTCCCTGTTATCGATAGAAGTTACGCTTTAAGTGAGGTTGCTGAAGCGTTCCGGTATTTTGGAGAAGGGAATGTCCAAGGCAAAGTTATCATCATGTTGGAGCATAATAATAATTAATAGGTAGCTATAGTAGAGAAAAAGATTCAGATTTGACAAGAGAGCAATAAGATATATAATAAAATTAATTGAATGACCAATCAAAAAAATGATTAATCAATTAATTATTTGCAAGGTGGGGGTTTAATGGAAGACAGGCAGTCATTTATAGCTGAGGCCAGAAGAGAGCAGATAATAAAGGCGGCAATTGAGGTTTTAAAAGATATTGGGTATGTAAGTACAAGCTTGGCCAAAATAGCGAAAAAGGCAAAAATAAGCACTGGACTAATCTCTTATCATTTCTCAGGTAAAGAAGATTTGATGAATAATACTTTAATATATTTAGTTGAACAAGAGTGGATGTTTATTAATGAGCGGGTTGCAATAAAACAGACATTCACGGAAAAATTAATAGCATTTATCGAAGCAAGTTTGGCTTACCAGGTTTCAAGCAGAACAAATAATATTGCTTTAATTGAAATAGTTTTCAACGCACGTACACCCGACCATACCCCTTATTACTTACTGGAAGATGATGAAGAAGATTTAAAAAACGGATTATTACAAGAAATTCTCATCCTAGGGCGGGAATCGAAGGAATTTGGTGATTTTAATCCTCAGGTTATGACAACTGTCATTCAAGGGGCGATATCAGAATCCATGTTAACTTTTCAAAATAAAGTCAGTGTAGAAAAATATAGTGAAGAACTGACAAAGAGTATATTGAAAATAGTCAGGTAAACATGTTAAGGCAATTTAGAAAGTGAAAGGAAAAGGTTTATGAGACATAATGAAACGGTTCTTGGTTACAGTAAATATGAAAAAACACTCATTGTTTTGATTCCAATGATTTTGGGTGGTTTGATTGGCTGGTTTATTCCAGTCATTGCCGGATGGTTATTGAATCTTCCAATAGTCCCTATGGAACAACTTATTGAATTCATAGCATCATCAGACAATCTATGGATTACTGTTATAGCTGCCATTATTGGGGTTGTTGCTGGTATATTATTGGCATTTATCATTTTGGAGGAGAATCTTGAAGTTAGGATTTCCGATAATTCCCTGCAGTTAAAATTAGATAATAAGATGGAAACGATTGATAAAAAGGATATTTCAGCTATTTATATGGAAAAAAAGCAATTCATAATCCTTGGGCCAAATAATCAGGAACTATATAGAGGAGTTCTTGAAACGAAAAAAGATACCGTCCGGGAAGCATTGAATTATTATCGATATCCCTGGCATGACGAGGACCCTTTTAAAAATCAGTACCAGCGATGGGTTTTAGGGCATCCTGATTTCCCCGAAAAAATAAACGCATTACTGTATGCACGAGAACATGCATTGAAAGAGGATAAAAAGAAAGATGCTAAATATCTGCGCGAGGATTTAGCAAAATTGGGGGCTGTTATTAGGGACGAGAAGAACGCCCAATATGTGAGGCTGGCTGAAGGAGCCATTTCTAAAAGGAAATAAAAAAGTTGTAAGGGAGGTTTATGAATGGAAATGAAATAAGGGTTTTGATCTCAAAAGGGATAAGGGCGGGTTGTAACCATTCAGTTGCTTCTCCACGTCTGTTTAACAACAAATTTTCTGAATACAGTTGTTAAATATTACTAGACAGTTGGTAGATTATTAATGATATACTATATAAGGTGTTCCATTTAGACAACTTAGAGATACTAAGGAGGATAATATGAAACGTATTTTGCAAATTGGAAGCGCTTTTATGGGTGTCATTGTCGGCGCTGGTTTAGCTTCCGGACAAGAGATTCTTCAGTATTTTACCAGTTTTGGTTACATGGGGATATTTGGAGCTATTATCTCAACCGCACTATTTGCATATCTTGGTTTTACACTGACAAAACTCGGGAGCCGCATGAAAGCAACGTCCCATAAAGAAGCTATTTATAAGGTAAGTGGGAATAAATGGCTCGGCTTAATTGTTGACTATATCATTATTTTTACACTGTTTGGTGTAGGGGTTGTCATGATTGCAGCTGCAGGATCTATCTTCGGTCAGCAGTTCGGACTCCCGGCTGTTTTCGGTATAACCGTAATGAGCATTTTGACCGCAATTACCATTATGATGAATATTGAAGGCGTGGTAAAAGTAATCGGCAGTATTACACCGTTTTTAATTCTGTCCGTAATCGCTGTGTCGATATACAGTCTTTTGACGATGGACGTGTCCTTTGCTCAACTTGAACCGGTTGCTGACGGCCAGCCATCATCATTGCCGAATTGGTTTATTTCAGGTATTAACTATGCTTCATTTAATATTGCAGTTGGTGCTTCAATGGCACTTCTGATGGGCGGCAGCGAGAAAAATGAAAAGGTTGCTTCACTCGGTGGACTTATTGGTGGACTTGGAATTGGTGTCATCATTGTGTTGACCAACCTGGCCATTTTTTCCAAAATAGATGTCGTAGCCAATGTGGATATGCCGATGCTGAAACTGGTTAACGATATTTCGCCGGTATTGGGAATTCTGTATGCGATCATTCTGTTCGGCATGATCTTCAATACTGCAGTTGGAATGTTCTTTGCCTTTGCAGCACGCTTTACGGATGTTGGAACCAAAAATCATAAAACATTTGTTGTTATTACAGGAATTGCAGCCTTTATTCTGAGCTTTGTCGGCTTTACAGAGCTTGTTGCGCTGTTCTACCCGCTGATAGGCTATTTGGGACTCTTTCTGATTCTGGCGCTTATTATTGCACCGTTTAGAAATACAACATTCAGTAAAGATGAAAAGGCTTCTAGAAAAAGTGCCTAAATCTATTTTGTAAGAGTGGCTTGCCAACGCTGGTAAGCCACTTTTTTAGTTTCCACGGCTACATGAAGAACTCCGCATCTGACAAGCTAAATCGATCAAGCTCTTTTTTAAGAGTATCTTTCATTTTTCTTCCACATTATTCACTTCAAACTGGAAACAATACATAATTTATAACATATAAAATCGACTGACCTACACTCGTAATTATAGAATATGTGTGTAGGTGGTGTGAGTAATCCAGAATTCTATAACTATATTCGATAGCTAATGTAAAAAATGGAGCCCGTTAAGACTCCACTTTTCTATCTTTTTATAGTATTACTGCTAATACCAGTTGCATAGATGACACTGAGCATTACAAACAGGCTAAGAAA includes:
- a CDS encoding TetR/AcrR family transcriptional regulator encodes the protein MEDRQSFIAEARREQIIKAAIEVLKDIGYVSTSLAKIAKKAKISTGLISYHFSGKEDLMNNTLIYLVEQEWMFINERVAIKQTFTEKLIAFIEASLAYQVSSRTNNIALIEIVFNARTPDHTPYYLLEDDEEDLKNGLLQEILILGRESKEFGDFNPQVMTTVIQGAISESMLTFQNKVSVEKYSEELTKSILKIVR
- a CDS encoding YkvI family membrane protein, with protein sequence MKRILQIGSAFMGVIVGAGLASGQEILQYFTSFGYMGIFGAIISTALFAYLGFTLTKLGSRMKATSHKEAIYKVSGNKWLGLIVDYIIIFTLFGVGVVMIAAAGSIFGQQFGLPAVFGITVMSILTAITIMMNIEGVVKVIGSITPFLILSVIAVSIYSLLTMDVSFAQLEPVADGQPSSLPNWFISGINYASFNIAVGASMALLMGGSEKNEKVASLGGLIGGLGIGVIIVLTNLAIFSKIDVVANVDMPMLKLVNDISPVLGILYAIILFGMIFNTAVGMFFAFAARFTDVGTKNHKTFVVITGIAAFILSFVGFTELVALFYPLIGYLGLFLILALIIAPFRNTTFSKDEKASRKSA
- the glmS gene encoding glutamine--fructose-6-phosphate transaminase (isomerizing), whose translation is MCGIVGYIGQNDTKDVLLNGLEKLEYRGYDSAGIAMLNEDGLNLFKVKGRIATLRDRVDYTVEATMGIGHTRWATHGVPSAENAHPHQGASGRFTLVHNGVIENYQDLKSDYLSGVSFVSETDTEVIVQLVEKNFEKYQDTAEAFRQTIGLLKGSYAIGLIDKEDQDTIYVAKNKSPLLVGLGDGFNVIASDAMATLKETDQYLEIYDQEIVLVSRNFVEVQKLNGTVVNRKPFTAQIDVSDTEKGTYPHFMLKEIDEQPFVMRKIIQEYQDENNNLKLDQDVRSAMKACDRIYIIAAGTSYHAGLVGKQFIEKLAKIPVEVHVASEFSYNMPLLSEKPLFVFISQSGETADSRAVLVKIKELGHPSLTMTNVPGSTLSREANYTLNLYAGPEIAVASTKAYTAQMAVLAILAVDTAQAKGIELDFDPMQELAIVANAMEVLTDQKEAIERLTRDYLATSRNAFFIGRSIDYYVCIEGALKLKEISYIQAEGFAGGELKHGTIALIEEGTPVIALATQSEVNYGIRSNVQEVVARGANAMVISMKGLEQDTDAFVVPPVHELLTPLVSVVPLQLLAYYAALHRDCDVDKPRNLAKSVTVE
- a CDS encoding YqeB family protein, with protein sequence MRHNETVLGYSKYEKTLIVLIPMILGGLIGWFIPVIAGWLLNLPIVPMEQLIEFIASSDNLWITVIAAIIGVVAGILLAFIILEENLEVRISDNSLQLKLDNKMETIDKKDISAIYMEKKQFIILGPNNQELYRGVLETKKDTVREALNYYRYPWHDEDPFKNQYQRWVLGHPDFPEKINALLYAREHALKEDKKKDAKYLREDLAKLGAVIRDEKNAQYVRLAEGAISKRK
- a CDS encoding NAD(P)-dependent alcohol dehydrogenase, which translates into the protein MKAMVYTKYGQPNVLKLKEVKKPVPKHNEVLVKVHAASINSWDWDLLRGTSFIARIGGVLKPKYKILGADIAGQIESVGSDVTQLQPGDVVFGDISGCGWGGFGAYVCADENAFVRKAASMSFKEAAAVPQAAVLALQGLRFKGSIQTGQKVLINGAGGGVGTFAVQIAKAFGAEVTGVDSTRKLDMIRSIGADHVIDYTKEDFTKNGQRYDVILDVVAYRPIFDYKRALNPKGRFVMVGGPTVRILQVILLGPWISMIERKKMVPLIHQPNKKDLNLIKDLIASGKVVPVIDRSYALSEVAEAFRYFGEGNVQGKVIIMLEHNNN